A single genomic interval of Pyrus communis chromosome 7, drPyrComm1.1, whole genome shotgun sequence harbors:
- the LOC137738856 gene encoding histidine-containing phosphotransfer protein 4 gives MERNQLRRPVRLMRQSLFDQGFLDEQFVQLEELQDDANPNFVEEVATLYYRDSSRSLQTLEQALQKDPRDFNKLDNYMQQFKGSSSSIGAKKVKVECQQFREFCNAGNAEGCMRTFQRLKQEHATLKKKLEAYFQMARQAGPIETASRPK, from the exons atggaaagaaaccaaTTGCGTAGGCCGGTTCGTCTCATGAGGCAGTCCCTCTTTGAtcag GGATTTCTggacgaacaatttgttcagctGGAGGAGCTGCAAGATGATGCTAACCCTAATTTTGTGGAGGAAGTAGCTACATTGTACTACCGAGATTCATCTAGATCACTCCAAACCCTAGAGCAGGCACT ACAGAAGGACCCTCGTGATTTTAATAAGTTGGACAACTATATGCAGCAGTTCAAGGGAAGTAGCTCAAG CATCGGAGCCAAAAAGGTGAAAGTTGAGTGCCAGCAGTTTAGGGAATTTTGTAATGCAGGAAACGCAGAAGG ATGCATGAGGACTTTCCAGCGACTGAAGCAAGAACATGCAACACTGAAAAAGAAGCTTGAGGCTTATTTTCAG ATGGCAAGGCAAGCTGGGCCAATCGAGACAGCAAGTCGACCCAAGTAA